The window TGCCCGAGCATCCCGAGCGCCTGGCTCGCCCCGCAGCCAAGCCGCGTCCGCCTTTGTCCGGCACAAAAAGGGATTCCGGCACAGCGGCCAGGTGCCACCCTGCTCCGCTTGTCTGCCAAGCCTGCGCCCCAAGTGTGCTGCTCCTTTCTTAACTCATTTCTTCCATTCTGCTTTCTCTTTAACACAAGCGGCACAACAACATCGCACAATCTGCTTTGACAAGCAGCGCTCGTGAACGAGTGAGTGGTGCTTGCACTAAATTAAAAGCCCAACGTGCGTGAAAGCTGAGCTTCTGTTCGCTCAGACCTCCTCACCTGTGTAGATGACGTGACTTTATGGTGTTGCTGTGTGGGTTTTAAGAGGTCTGGGATAGAGGTGAGGAAGCGTTAAACTCCTTCAAAGGAGCTGCCCAAAGCACTGCCTTCAGTCCCTCTTTGCCTGGGGAGTAGGACCGGCGCTGTTGAACGCAGGCAGCAGCACGAGCAGGGCTCCTGTAACAGCAGGGACATGCCACGAGCCAGCAGGGACCGTGGCACCAGAGGGGACCGTGGCACCAGAGGGGACCGTGGCACCAGCCGTGCCCAAGGTCTGAACAGGGTGGCAAAGTCAGGTGCTGCTAACAGGCTGCATTAACAGCCCAGGCAAGGCGTGGTGAGCATCCACCAGTAGTTTGGGAGCCATCCAAGGAGTCCTGTCAAGAGCAAATTGTTCTAATATTCTCTAGGACAAAAAAGGAGCAAACCAATCTGGCTGATATGTGAGGAAAGAGAATTCAAGTTCATTAAAAGCACTGCTCAGTTCAGGGCTGACTTTCTTTTGAGTGAACTGATgctaagaaatattttctcacatATGGTGGGGCTTCTATGCCAACATGCTTTGATGAGAAATTTCTGACcacatttcttttgttctttaaGATAAGTCAAGAACCTGTGTAGCTTTGTTGAGGAATGGAGAACTGTTTGTAGCTCAGGAAGAGCCTAACATTATAGCACAGGAGGAAGGTAAGGCAAAGGTTTAGAAGCTTTCCCCTCCTGGAGGGACACACTTTGAGAGGAGTCTGTGAGGAGAAGTCCTCTcagccactgccagggctgtctgcctcctctgcaggctcaggatTCTGGGAGTTCCACGAGCCTCAGCTGCCAGTGAATTTTCCTCTGAATATTTCTTGTTGTGCAGTACACAGGGAGTGTACTATATTTTGTGTTAGATTTCCTTCTGGGCTTTGAGTTGAATCTCACTAATTGTGCTGATTTTTACATCCAGATGAACTTTCTATGGataggaaggaaaaggaaagaagtacCATGGAAAATTAATTGCTCAAAATGTGAGTGGCCCAACCACATTAAAAAGTAAGTCTGAACtgaagtatttttcattttttttccccggTAGGAGGGGCAAAACATGCAGTGCAAATAAAGTCTATAAGAGATGCAACAAGCTGCCAAGTGTATGACAATCAAATTGGCAAACGAGGAGACAGGGTATGGGAAGAATCTTCAGCCCTTCCTGTTGAAGATCCAAGAGTATGAAAACTGACTCTGGTTGTTGCTCATAGGTAACATGTGTTATTTGTAAAGGAGAGCAGGTGCCCCAAGCTGTTGGTGGCCCacgccctgccatggctggccCAGTTCCAGTCCTAGCTGGACCAGGGCggtgggctggggaggggaggaggtggGGGGATCTCGGGAGGCTTCCGCTTCACGGCCGGGATGGGGGGCCGTGGGGGAGGCACGGAGGGCTGGTAGTCTGCTTTCTTGGGCagctgcggctgctgctgctgaggccaTGTCTGAGAGCTGCCAAACTCGAAGctctctgggctccctgggggccAGGGAGAGTCACGCCTTCTCGGCCGGGATGCTGGAGCTGCGGCAGCGCGACtgcagagagaggaggaggaggctgaggacccagctgccagtggcacacagggaccctcctgcacagcagggcccagagctggcaaggctccccagcacggctggagctgctgtcacagctgggcccagctggacagctgcccctcaaggccctggccagcagggcacggctctgggcagggtccctggccaggagcgggccccagagcgcctctgcctttcaagggcaacctcggccctgctctttctcctccccacctccctctgcctctgccccgtgcccctggggctgctcttggccaggcagcctcagtgggagccagcactggctgctgccccagcggggccccccaggacaaggcccagcaatagagaggccaatggaagcactgggcagcagcagaaccctcagcagagttatttggacaatcatggactggccatagctccactgcagcctctctgggaatgttccttCACTATGAGCAGCATTTAAAGAAGCTGGAGGGGAGAGATCAGCAACAACttactgtttcttttccttccacCACCGGAACCCAGCATAGCACAGCACCATGGAAAGTGGCACTGTGAACAGTGTCACCACCGTGCCTATCATGCAGGACCTGCGCACGTCCTGAGGGCAGACAATTCTTCGGTTGTTCGGTGGATCCGGGGCATTTGTGTCTGACTTGCCAAGAActtctgtgggagcaatggggagcgtgagcccgtgctgtgctgcactgctgagctggcagcacggtggatacgggcaggacgttctctgtttcccccagagctggggcctgcaggcaccttgccggcccttggcacaggctgtgccagccaacaaagcccagcaggccgggaggagagcccgggggcagcgcagctgcttgggcagtggctgctgccagggacacgggccaaagccatccctgagcagccactgccagccctggccctccctgccccgtgacagcacccccagccccaggggacaggctcaggccctgtcaggacccagcgcagcctcTGCTCActtgggagccagggctggctctggccctgggctggcggcagggctcccgctcggggctgctcctgtgccttgggcttctgggcactcagggccagctccgcagcagctgcagcgcgagggacgttgctgcaccagtcccgtttccccggggctctgaaccagctccagaggcctggaagccatgggcaggccctgggggaagagctgctgccacacagccctgcccagggctgagcccagcacagcaattacctcctatGCCTTTGCCCATGTCTGGCaactcctcctttcctccatcAGGGACTGACACAGAGCCATTGCTTCCAGTATGATATGGCGCCATCTGC of the Passer domesticus isolate bPasDom1 chromosome 9, bPasDom1.hap1, whole genome shotgun sequence genome contains:
- the LOC135308298 gene encoding actin-binding protein WASF2-like, which translates into the protein MAYIEKLVHNSWKTPEHGGGPAMKKEEMAGKKKLEAAKHLDEMLSVLERRRAMEQKSVQMAPYHTGSNGSVSVPDGGKEELPDMGKGIGEVLGKSDTNAPDPPNNRRIVCPQDVRRSCMIGTVVTLFTVPLSMVLCYAGFRWWKEKKHRAAAAPASRPRRRDSPWPPGSPESFEFGSSQTWPQQQQPQLPKKADYQPSVPPPRPPIPAVKRKPPEIPPPPPLPSPPPWSS